The Lutra lutra chromosome 15, mLutLut1.2, whole genome shotgun sequence genome includes a region encoding these proteins:
- the PRDX6 gene encoding peroxiredoxin-6, producing the protein MPGGLLLGDEAPNFEANTTIGRIRFHDYLGDSWGILFSHPRDFTPVCTTELGRAAKLAPEFAKKNVKMIALSVDSVEDHLAWSKDINAYNGQEPTETLPFPIIDDKNRDLAILLGMLDPAEKDEKGMPVTARVVFIFGPDKKLKLSILYPATTGRNFDEILRVITSLQLTAEKRVATPVDWKDGDSVMVLPTIPEDEAKKIFPKGVFTKELPSGKKYLRYTPQP; encoded by the exons ATGCCCGGAGGTCTCCTTCTCGGGGACGAGGCTCCCAACTTCGAGGCCAATACTACCATCGGCCGCATCCGTTTCCATGACTATCTGGGAGACTC atgGGGCATTCTCTTCTCCCACCCTCGGGATTTTACCCCCGTGTGTACCACGGAGCTTGGCAGAGCTGCAAAGCTGGCACCAGAATTTGCCAAGAAGAACGTTAAGATGATAGCCCTTTCAGTAGACAGTGTTGAAGACCATCTTGCCTGGAGCAAG GATATCAATGCTTACAATGGTCAGGAGCCCACAGAAACATTACCTTTCCCCATCATTGATGATAAGAATCGGGACCTTGCCATCCTGTTAGGCATGCTGGACCCGGCGGAGAAGGACGAAAAGGGCATGCCTGTGACAGCACGTGTG GTGTTTATTTTTGGTCCTGACAAGAAACTGAAGCTGTCCATCCTCTACCCAGCAACAACCGGCAGGAACTTTGATGAGATTCTCAGAGTAATTACCTCTCTCCAGCTAACGGCGGAAAAGAGGGTTGCCACCCCGGTTGATTGGAAG GACGGAGACAGCGTGATGGTTCTTCCAACCATCCCTGAAGATGAAGCCAAAAAAATCTTCCCTAAAGGAGTCTTCACCAAAGAGCTCCCCTCGGGCAAGAAGTACCTTCGCTACACGCCCCAGCCGTAG